One segment of Deinococcus radiotolerans DNA contains the following:
- a CDS encoding Rrf2 family transcriptional regulator, translated as MSLDSRLSSVLHLLLHLMDAQTATPSERLASALNSNPVVVRRTMAGLRSAGLVTSEKGHGGGWRLACDPAQTTLLDVYRALGSPTLFALGNRSHSPTCLIEQAVNTTLNDTLADAESLITARLQTLTLAALASDFHARLHVPLCAPQENTHAL; from the coding sequence ATGAGCCTCGATAGCCGACTCTCCAGCGTGCTCCACCTGCTCCTCCACCTGATGGACGCCCAGACCGCCACGCCGTCCGAGCGTCTTGCCAGCGCCCTGAACAGCAACCCCGTCGTGGTCCGCCGCACCATGGCTGGGCTCCGGTCCGCGGGGCTCGTCACCTCTGAAAAAGGACACGGAGGAGGCTGGCGACTCGCGTGCGACCCAGCCCAGACGACCCTCCTGGATGTCTACCGGGCGCTGGGTTCACCGACGCTGTTCGCCCTCGGCAACCGCTCCCACAGCCCCACCTGCCTGATTGAGCAGGCCGTCAACACCACCCTGAACGACACCCTCGCGGACGCGGAGTCCCTCATCACCGCGCGGCTTCAGACCCTGACGCTGGCTGCCCTCGCCAGTGACTTCCACGCCCGACTCCACGTGCCCCTCTGTGCCCCGCAGGAGAACACCCATGCTCTTTGA